A segment of the bacterium genome:
ACTATTGAAGGAAGGAGTATTTGGATGCGTTTTTTAGATGTTAAAACAGATTATGCCTTCAAAAAGGTTTTTGGCTCTCAAGGAAGTAAGGATATACTTATTAGCTTTCTTAACTCGGTGATTGATTTTAAAGAGACTGAAAAAATCGTTGATTTAGTAATCGTTGACCCCTACCAAATACCATTAATCAAGGGGATGAAGGATACCTATGTCGATGTTAAAGCCAAACTCTCAAACCAGAAGAATGTCATTATCGAGATGCAGGTTTTGAATGTAGAAGGGTTTGAGAAAAGGATTTTATATAATGCGGCTAAGACATATTCAGCTCAGCTAAAAGAGACAGAATCATTTACCAGCCTTGAACCTATTATTGCTCTAACCATTACGGACTTTATCATGTTCGAGGATGTAGATAAGGTTATCACCTATTTCAATCTCATTGAAAAGGAGACTTTAATCAAATACCATGATGAAATCGAACTTGTTTTTATCGAATTGCCCAAATTCAAGAAGAATGAGGATGAGCTGGATTCAATCAAAGACAAATGGATATATTTTATAAAGAATGCAGGCAGACTTGAATATACTCCAGAGAGCTTAGTTAAAGAGATAGAAATAAAGGAGGCATTTGAAATAGCCAATACTGCGGGGATGAGTGAAAAGGAGTTAGAAATTCAATATAAGCGGCACGATTTTATCCGAATGCAAAGAGGTGCGATAGAGTTTGCCTTAAAACAAGGGTTAAAACAAGGAATACAACAAGGCAAAATAGAAGTAGCGAAAAGTCTTTTGAAATTAGGGGAGAAAGTTGAAAAAATATCCCAGGTAACGGGATTAACAATAGAGGAAATTAAGGGGTAACTATTCACCACGAAGAACACGAAGAAAATTAGATGGTCTCTGAAATTAATCACAAACTA
Coding sequences within it:
- a CDS encoding Rpn family recombination-promoting nuclease/putative transposase; its protein translation is MNYNMYDITIEGRSIWMRFLDVKTDYAFKKVFGSQGSKDILISFLNSVIDFKETEKIVDLVIVDPYQIPLIKGMKDTYVDVKAKLSNQKNVIIEMQVLNVEGFEKRILYNAAKTYSAQLKETESFTSLEPIIALTITDFIMFEDVDKVITYFNLIEKETLIKYHDEIELVFIELPKFKKNEDELDSIKDKWIYFIKNAGRLEYTPESLVKEIEIKEAFEIANTAGMSEKELEIQYKRHDFIRMQRGAIEFALKQGLKQGIQQGKIEVAKSLLKLGEKVEKISQVTGLTIEEIKG